GTTTTAAGGCACAGgtatgttttaattttagaagATATTGCCAAGCAGTCTTTGAAAGTAGTTGTTCCATTTTATATTCTCAAATATACTTGTATGACACTTCTGTTTCTTCCATCATATTTTTCACCAAAATTTAGAattgtctggttttgtttgtttggccatTATCTTGGTGCATATTATGTCATAATTCTCATTGTATTTCTCTGATAATTGGGAAATGCTTCCTTTactatttatatgttttttgCCACTTAAATATACTTGTTTGGTAAAGCTTGAATTTTTTCTTACCAAATTGTGGGAGTCCCTCATATTTTCTGAAGTGAAGAGTCCTTTGTCATGTGTATCTCAAATATgctcctttttaattttcttcatggtACCATTAATGACTAAAGAAGATTCTAATTGACTAATGAAATCAAAATTGCTACCTTTTTCCCTCATATAATCAGCActttatgtttgtttaattttctttttgcttacaAGGTCAAAAGGACactcttctatatttttttctaaacccATGTagaattaaattgatttttgtgtaGGTTATTGTAAAGTAAGAGGTCAAGGTTTCAATTTTTCCATATGGATATCAGTAGACTCAATACTATAAATTGAAGTAAACATCCTGTTCATATGATATATGCCCCATGACTTTTATCGTAAGTCATATATGTAGGCATATTTTGTGTAGTTGGTCTATGTATTTATCGCTGCATTAAATCTCCATATCATTTTGGAGAAAGGAGACATCTTTATAAAATCCCAGTAGAAGTGATGACGgtgtaatatttctttatttctcagtATAGAAGAGAAatcttttagtattttattgtAAAGTATGTTGACTGTaggtttttagtttatttttattatttttttatttttttatttttattattttaattatgtgtctgtgtgtatgtgcatatgagtgcaggagcttatagaggccagaagtatcaagatttccctggagctggttgtgagccacctaatatgggtgctgggagtcacactcaggtcctctggaagagcagtacttGCCATCttaaccatccctccagccctgagctATAAGGTTTTTGAAGGTATTCATTAGATTCAAGGAGCTaccttctggtttctttctttgtgtgttacTAGTGACAAGATCATatgatttttctccattttatgttAATGTCACAAACTTTGTGTTGCTGAATGAGATCCTGTTTGATTGTAACTTCATATCCTTATAATAAATTGCTGTGTTTGATGTACTATTTCATTTTGGATTTTTATATTCTTGATCCTCAGAGAAACTAGAAGATTTTTGTTAGATTTGGGTATTATGGTTATGAGTTTGGAGGCTTAAAATTCCCTGCTATTTGTATTTTGGTAAGAATAACTTATTTCTTGAGCTGTTTCAAAATTTGACCAGAGAAGAACCATAGGATCTTGTCAAATGTATTGATGTGAAATTGTTCATAAGATTacattttgagtgtgtgtatacatatacacgtgTGTACTCTCAGAGACAGTGGAGGACGTTGGGTATTCTTCTTTGCTGCTCAATGACTTATtcccttgagatagggtctctcacaaTTTCAGTTAGGCTGAATGGCCAGCAAGTTTCTGAGATTCACCTATGTGCCACCATCTGTGGGCAGTCATGCTTGATTATCACAATATCctattaaaaccttttaaatatcGTTAAGATCTTTACTAGTAAAttggtttttgctttggtttttaaaaacagagtcttacaatgtagctctggctgtcctggaactcactatgtagactaagcttgaactcacagagtccaccTGCTAGAATTAAAGGAGTGGGCCATTATATGTGGCTTTTTTACTAGTAAACTATAACCTTCCTGTTCTTAATTTCATTAATCTTTTCAAAGAGCCAGTTGACCCTTTTAGGTTTTCTCAatggtgttttctatttaaattctttctgctcattatttcttttattatttgtttgagCTTTATTTATGCTCCTTAATGTTATTACCACAGATAACCATAGTCcaactttgctttctgttgctataacagaaCATTCTGACttaaagcaacttgggaggaaagggtttatttcagcttacatttcCAGGTCACAATGTATCCAGCTAGGGTTGAAACTCAAAGCTGGAATCTGAGGCTGGAACACAGAGGAATGCTATTTACTAGCTTGCTCTCTTGATTGCTCTCTCCTTGCTTTCTTACACTAGCCCTCTTGCCCATATAATGATGCTGGGATGATGCTGCCCATAATGGTCTGGCTCCTCCCATATCAAGTCATCAGTCAACACAATTTGTAACAGACATGGATGGCCACAGGCCACTCTGAAGCTATtcttcaattgaggttccctcttcccagattactctaggttatgtcaagttgattATTAAAAACTAACCAAGAAAATCAGTATTAAATTCTAATATAAATTCTTCTAGTCActtttttctatgactttttttttaatttttgaccaTTCTGGgtgttattttgtttaataatgtTCTTATTTCATATAGTAAGCAGGATTGCCAAGGACATTAGATATTCTACAAGTTGAGTTTTTGTGTGGTAATATACTCAGCAGATACTTAATCATTTATCATGAATAAATAAGTATGTCTTAGGAAATTAAATTGTTTCTAATACTTCACTCTTAAAAATAATGCTTTGATACACATGCTTATCTACATAATCATTACGAGCAGCTCGTTTTATGTAAGATAAATGCATAGTAATCAAGGTAGGGCAAAAATGTCAACGTTTGAAGATGATAAACACATTTATATTGCTAGACTGTCCTCTAGAAAAGGGTTTATCAACTTTACCATATTCATAAGAGTATCTTGTCAAGGAAACAGATCCATTTCAGATGGATGGTAGCAGATCTGTACTCTGAGGTGGACAACTGAGATTCAATAGCTGGCATTTCATGGAAGATACTTTCTTATTAAAAGAATCAGTTTGGGTTCTTTTCCAAACACAACAGTAAGTAGTTAGGAACATCCAAGCTGCACATGTTTGAGTTTCTGCTACCATTCTTGCCTCATTCCTGCTTATTTCCCATTTCCTTACAGTGGGACTTTTTATGTATATGCTCTCTAGCCACTGGTGTTTTTCCTGAggtattctttgctttcttttacagATGTTCATGAGAGCACAGTTCGACTATGATCCCAAAAAGGACAATCTTATCCCTTGTAAGGAGGCAGGACTGAAGTTTATTACTGGAGACATTATCCAGATTATCAACAAAGATGACAGCAACTGGTGGCAGGGGCGGGTGGAAGGCTCTTCCAAGGAGTCTGCAGGATTGATCCCTTCTCCTGAGCTGCAGGAATGGTGAGCTACGTTTGTGCTGGTGGAAAGCCCTTGCTGTAACTAATTGCTTAGCTTCAGAAATctgttttgtgtatatttttcatttttcctaaacATATGTCCTAGTTTGCTTTATGTAATGGATAAGGAATGGTTCACAGGAGTTGATATGGTTCATTTTATGGCCATTTATTGCAGGCAAAGGAACTAGTTATAGAGCCCTCCCCCTGCTTCCTGCATACCTTCAACCACTCAgtaatgtttttaagaaaacttCTAAAACCGGCACATTTTAAGGATGTGTCCTTTATACAGATTCTTGTCCTCCAGTCAGATTGCTCACTTAGTGCAAGGCTGCACCACATGACCATTAGAGTGGTAGAAAAATCCATATCCACTGCCTGTGGAAAATAACATTACAACCTCAAAGATTATTAGTTCAGacctaattatttctttttttgagattatactataattacataatttctccctttcctttcttccttccaaacctCTCATATATCCCTCTTTATACTTTttgaaattcatggcctcttttttcacacacacacacacacacacacacattcctaaatacaTGAGTACAACCTATCCAGTTATCTATCCAATACCAAAAGGGTCAGCTCTGCAAACATACTATAGACCTTTAGTTTTAAGCCAGAATTCTGTTGATCCCATTTCCAGTGATGATAAATAGCACCAAAACACGGGATGTGTTttgtagaaataaattttaatgttagAGCAACAGAGGAAATACAGTGCAGACCTTGAAAATATTAGTCAAAGCCTTGAGTATGCTGTCTGTGTCTTCTGGGCCATTTTCAGAGCTAACACCTGGTAATGAGCATTGGAAGATCAGGAAAGGCAGATAACTTGAGAAAGACCCAGGAGGACACAAGGTGAAGCTATGGCTCATGACTTATTAATGAGGCATGAATCAAGTTAGTAGGCTGTAAAaggtatgttttttttaaagggaggatCAGGTATCATAGCTCAGGCCTGTAATTCAGAATGTTTAAGGCTGAGGCAGGTTCAGTgccacctgggctacatagaccctgtctcaaaacaaaagatacATAGAAACATCAGCATAAATTACACAGTGATAGGTGGTATTCTTACTAAAGTTATTGCTTTAGCCATGTATGTGGTTATATATGCATATCTGTGCTTCATTTATAGATTAGAGTTGTTGTATATTTCTTATGGTGAAGTGATTGTCAGCCTGATTTTCCAGCTCTCAACTCAAAGGTGGAAGAATAGGCTGCAATAAGAGGGGgagggattatttttttttccactgccAAGTACCTGGATGACCACATAAAACTgcggagaagaaaggaaaagaagtgggTGAGGCCATCTCTGCCTGAAAAACGTTACAGAGTCAAAGAAGTAGGTCAGTCTCAAAACTTAACTACAGAAAAGAAGGTAGGTATTCTAATCTGTCACATACTTTTATACTGAGGACCTACTGAGCTTTGGTCATTTGTTTCTCACAGGAGAGTGGCAAGTGTGGCTCAATCTGCTCCAAATGAAGCTCCAAGCTGCAGTCcctttgggaagaagaagaagtataAAGACAAGTATCTGGCTAAGCACAGTTCAAGTAAGTTTTCTGTGGCTCCTTCCTCCAAGGTCCCAGTACCATGAATGTTTCTCCACCTCTTTAACCAGAAGGAAAAAGGTGAGGATGCAGTATGTAATGGAATGTTTAGTATATAGAAAgtattccatttcttttagttttccctTACACATTTCATCTTCACAAACTCACTGCAGTCAGAAAGACAATGACAATGCCTATTCTGGAAGGCTAGTAGTCTGtccactttctgctttgttttattatctATCATACTTCCTTATCACATAGAAATATCCAACATCCCTCCCAGCAAACACCCCTAATTTctgcatggtctctctccctttattttgttttcttttttttggagccaaggcctcagtgctgggattgcagtccTGCACCACCACGCTCAACTGTATCTCCTTGCTGGATCAGGTGTTAGCTCCTTAACCCCAGCCAGTGCTTTACCACTCCACCTCTGCAGATTAATatggtttgattttctttgtctctAGTTTTTGACCAGTTGGATGTTGTTTCCTATGAGGAAGTTGTCCGACTCCCTGCATTCAAGAGGAAGACCCTGGTGCTGATCGGTATCTTTTCACAGCTTTGCTAATTCAAGAGCACAATTCTGTCGTTATTTCCAATCCTGTATTATGTGTCCATCCTTCTTCAAGAAAGGCAGTGAGGAAAAAATGAAGTGTGGTCTTTTGGATACTTCAACTTCATGTATTATAAAGAAGTTTCTGGATCTTACAAGTAATCTATTTGGATCCAATTCTCATTACAAATTTTTCTCCTTAGCATCTAATTCTTTTAGATTAGGTTTGCTATATTTGTCCACCTATTTGGTTGgcttacaaaataaacaaaaaactacgCAGTAGCTGGTTCCTCTGTGGAAATAGCAATTATGTTCTACATCTTAACTTTTGAGCCTTAGAAAGACTTCTCCTCATGCAAATAGATCCTAAGGAATTGAAGCTACAAGGTGGCCTCAAATCTTCTTGATGGCTCTAAGGACTGTTGTAACATCAAACTATTTTCATCTTGTAGCCACTCTGAGCACTGGGATATAGAAATCCATCTCCCATTCCCTGTATTGTTCCCACAAATGTTTTTGGATGAAAGTGATGGAAGGTTTTCTTTATCCTCATACAGGAGCCAGTGGGGTAGGTCGCAGCCATATTAAGAATGCTCTGCTCAGCCAGAATCCAGAGAAGTTTGTATACCCTGTCCCATGTAAGTATTTCTCAGGTGCCTTACAGGGGAACGTTATGCCTAAGAGACAGGCAGCAATATCATATTACTGAATTTAGCATCAGTATTCTTCTGAAATGTCTTATGGtcctgtttttttaaatgtttaataacGAGCACTGAAATTTTAGGGAATGGGGAGATAAGTTCTTGGAAAATGTGAGGTCCTGATTACAGTCTTTGGAATCCACATTgaaaagcctggcatggtggcatgtacttTGAACCCATGGAAGTGGAGATAGAAGATCAGTAGCTTTCTTGACTGTGCTCAAAGCCAATGaaaagaccctatcttaaaaagaaaagaggtgtaCAGCTCCTGAGAAATGTTGCCCAACATCTCCTTTATATATGAACatatgcaccaacacacacaaaaaaaaaaaccctaaaaatttAGAAACATAAACATGTACTTATGAGCAGGCTGGGGAGAGGACTGCTAACCCTAACAACATGAATTAGATCCCTAGAttccacatggtaggagagaactggctcctacaggatgtcctctgactttcatatgCACGTCATagcatctctatctctctctcacacacaccagtGTGTACTTATAATTgcttgaaataacaaaataacttgttttcttctcttattcCATATAATAGTACCTGTAGtaaacaacattttttaaaaattattgccgggcagtggtggcacacacctttaattccaactctcaggaagcagaggcaggtggatctctgtgaattcattcaaggccagcctggtctacagagcaacttgaaagacaagttccaaagctatacagagaaaccctgactggaaaaaaaattgttgacagaggtttctgtcccaccaggtcctacTCTGTTTAGTCCCaagtaaatacacagaggcctacattaattataaactgattgacctattagcttgggcttcatattaactcttaacttatattagcccataattcttgtctatgttagccacgtggcttggtacttttttcagcatggcagtcacatcttgtttgctctgtgtttAGCTTCCTGTGTCTGGATAATGACTGTAGattgagctttcctcttcccagaattcttgttgccccgcctctacttcctgcctggtcaccccacctatacttcctacctgactactggccagtcagcatttatttaaaacacaagtgacagggtacagaccattgtctcatGGCACAAAATTAAGACtgtgaatgggggctggagagatggctcagcggttaagagccctgcctgctcttccaaaggtcctgagttcaattcccagctaccacatggtggctcacaaccatctgtaatgtgttCTAGTTCCCTTTTGAGGAAGAGACATGGTCAGTCATCCTTATCAACTTAGactatgaaacccaatatgggcAAGTTCAACAGACctgccatatacaggctgcccccCTCATGCATGGTAGAATGtgccttaaatctcagcactggggaggcagaggcaggtgtatctctaagttcaaggccaccctggtctaggatatgagtttcaggacagccagaggtacacagagaaacctctcttgaaaaactaaaaagaaaaaatactaagcAAGAACTTTTACGTGTATTACTTTATAAATGATTTCTCTGTGCCCTCTACTGTCTACCTAAtttatctgttctttccttccaccatatgtGGTTCccggagttgaactcaggtcataagctttctgtggcaagtgcttttacctactgagaAATTGCCAGCCCTaacattttaacaaaatgtttaaatcaaACCAATGTGTTCTTCTTTCCatgtcataaaaaagaaacagggctggagagatagctctgtgactgagtgcttgctgttcttgcagaagaccagagtttgcttcccagaacccaACATTAGGCATTTTACAACCACCTGTACCTGCAGATCTAAGGTACAGATTTAAGGCGGTCAGTTCATCCCGCAGCGCCAGTTCTGCTTACCAAAAGTGGCCCACTAGGCACTCGCATTCCACACACCCGGCTCCACGCCAGTGAGCCGGGCTTCTTACCCATTTAAAGTTTGAGAATAGGTTGAGATCGTTTCGGCCCCAAGACCTCTAATCATTCGCTTTACCAGATAAAACTGTTCTGCGAGAGCGCCTGCTATCCTGAGGGAAACTTCAGAGGGAACCAGCTACTAGATGGTTCGATTAGTCTTTCGCCCCTATACCCAGGTCGGACGACCGATTTGCACATCAGGACCTCTACGGACCTCCACCAGAGTTTCCTCTGGCTTCGCCCTGCCCAGGCATAGTTCACCATATGCCTtattctggccttcatgggcataacatacatgtgcacacacacatataaactattTTTCTAAAGAAACCAGATTTCCATAAATTCTCTACCACAGCCTGTAGATTTATATTAAGTTTTAGCTTTCATTTCTAAGTTTCAGTATTCCTGGGTTCGTTGGCTTTATGTGGGAAGAATGATGTAAATATTCTGCATGGGGCTGTctcttgaattttaaatatattctgggTGGAAGGATTTTCTGGTCTGTACTGCGTCCTAACATCAGCCCTTCAGGAGTTCATGGGAAGAACATCTCTCTATTATCTGCCCCAAACATGGGTAGGGTTTCCATACAGACACTTTGGGCCAAGCCATTAAGAGATGGTAAGGATCAAGAGAGTCCTTGTACACAGATACAACACGGCCACCAAGGAAGAATGAAGAAGATGGAAAGGAATATCACTTCATCTCAACAGAGGAAATGACAAGGAACATCTCTGCCAATGAGTTCTTGGAGTTTGGCAGCTATCAGGGCAACATGTTTGGCACTAAATTCGAAACAGTGCACCAGATTCATAAGCAGGACAAGATTGCCATCCTTGACATTGAGCCCCAGGTGGGTAGGCTCACAAAGGCAAGAACAGTGGGTTCACCCATataatggggggaggggtgatgaAAAGTAGAGCTCCTGGAAACTTGGAAGTTCAGGTTTGCTTCCTAAATTTTTAATGGAGCCAGCCTGATGCAAGAACAGTAGTAACTGGAAACAATGCTAAGTGGTATTGGGGATTGGTAATGCTTTATTAGAATGAATACACTTTAACAGACAGCtgggtttgttgtttctttttttccttcatttcctagACCCTGAAGATTGTTCGGACAGCTGAGCTTTCACCTTTCATTGTGTTCATCGAACCTACTGATCAGGGCACTCAGGTGGGAAATGGGTCATGCAAGGTGGGTGGAGGTTCACTTCTTCTAGATCATGGTTAGCTGTTTCCTCCAAGGTTAAGACAAAAGGGCATGCATACTTCATTCAAGAGATAGTAATTAAACAAGTCACGCCGTCATTGTCCTAGATAATACAGATGCTATAACTAGCATCTGTTAAGTATGAAAGAACTCCTGAAGGGCTGATGTTAGGACGCAGAACAGACCAGAACAGGACAGTTGAGTAAATCTTGAATCTGATGAGACTCATGACAGAGCAGAGGGAGCTATGAAGGACAGGTGTGGCACCAGAACCACCATGGGGTACAGTATGGCTACAAAGGGAAAGGAGTCTGCAAGAGTGGCTGTTTGTTTTCCTCTATAGCATGTCAttcattgcattttaaatttttttgcctATGTTTTATAAGTGTGGCAGTTTACTTTGTTTTACTGTAAGAGATTATTTTCTTACTATTGAGAGTCACAATTCTACCATTTGAGGAGGGATAAAAGGAGGATCGAGTCCAGCGCCTTAGTTAAATTAcatagcaagctcaaggccagcctgggctagagttCAAAGTCAGAACATATATATTGAGACTGTCACACGAACAAAACAGCTGTTTGTGTTGTGTATGAATTTTCTGGCTGTCCTTAGTTCTTGTTTCCACTGGGTTAGTGGTTTCTTATCATTCATTCCTTTCTAATTCTGTACTTGGGTATTTCACTCTGATGTTAAAAGTATCTTCACCACCACTACCATGGCATTTATTTCTCTATACATTTTTACTAATGCTAAACATTGGAGCTAGAAGCCTATTGTCAATCTTTGTC
This is a stretch of genomic DNA from Microtus ochrogaster isolate Prairie Vole_2 unplaced genomic scaffold, MicOch1.0 UNK85, whole genome shotgun sequence. It encodes these proteins:
- the Mpp1 gene encoding 55 kDa erythrocyte membrane protein, which encodes MTLKSSEGEGGNSMRTALSDLYLEHLLQKRNRPEAALNQLNVATEDMYTNGSTVPGSPVHSKGQEARKVRLIQFEKITEEPMGITLKLNEKQSCTVARILHGGMIHRQGSLHVGDEILEINGTNVTNHSVDQLQKAMKETKGMISLKVIPNQQSRLPALQMFMRAQFDYDPKKDNLIPCKEAGLKFITGDIIQIINKDDSNWWQGRVEGSSKESAGLIPSPELQEWRVASVAQSAPNEAPSCSPFGKKKKYKDKYLAKHSSIFDQLDVVSYEEVVRLPAFKRKTLVLIGASGVGRSHIKNALLSQNPEKFVYPVPYTTRPPRKNEEDGKEYHFISTEEMTRNISANEFLEFGSYQGNMFGTKFETVHQIHKQDKIAILDIEPQTLKIVRTAELSPFIVFIEPTDQGTQTEALQQLQKDSEAIRSQYSHYFDLSLVNNGVDETLKKLQEAFDQACSSPQWVPVSWVY